The sequence ggcgcgctttgttaatctcggccaaaatcgcgtaagcggttatcgcgccaatcaagaaaaagaagaagaagaacttttaaatttgatatatAAATATTCCTAGATATATTTTGGCATAatgtctttatttttaaatacctttTGCCGGTATTTATAGAATATAAGTGTAAGGGAGGGGTTACCCAAGAATATATGTTCTTTCGATGTTTTTTAGGGCTGAGCAGATAACTTGTTTAGGAGTGGGGTAACTTTTGGGAGCGCTCCCATTTTCGTAGTGTAacattatttgtattttgtagCTGCTGTAATACCATAGAAAATTCCTCTTAAACTTGTTTGGGAGTGCTGTTGAAGTGACAGTCTATGAGCGGTTATAAATACGGGTTGCACCGGTAACAAACTACGACTGTCGGGGAATGAAATTAGCCGCCTTTACGTTTGATTTTCCTCATTTCTCCTAATACTTCCGATTTTCATTTACCATTCAGAATGAGCGCTCTACATTTTCCCGAAAAAATAGATGACCATTTGTTTCGAGAAGCCTTGAgcgtgaacaaatttttattgtggatATGGTTTGCCTTGAATGTCACAAGCAGTCAAGATTTTTAAAGTATCTCaactacatttttttggaaCAATTAACACCAGCATCTTTCACTACAACCATGCCAGTCAGAGGGATTTCTTTTGATTGAGGGATGACtaagttttgcaaaatttcttacaaaaaaaaggaaGGTCAAGTGCGACAACCGTTGAAGCTCCAGTTTTCTATGTCTccttaagaaaattaattttacttttcagTCGGATGGAGTAttcctttattaattaatttaatttaatatatggaaaataacaataaattattattttacaataaaaaaaaggagcactagctgccagggcttacggctcaattCCTTTATTAATAATCCCCGATTTTAAAGTAGAGAGTTcaaaatattatgttttttgaTCCTGAGATTCAGCTGTACCGAAAATCAGTATAATAAATTGTTGTCATCCCTTAAACCCAGCTTTAGTAGAATCGTACTAACAAACTCCTCTTCTTCTTTAACCTAGTCTTATCCTACATATTTTGCGTCGGTGGTCCTTTTGTGCAGCCTCAGGTCACGCGGTCCTGGCCGTCTCTTCTGAAGTTTCTGCATCGAATGTCGTTTTCAGTGCTGTTTTCCAGGTTTTGATGGTCTGCCTGACCCACTTTTCGCTACCTCCATCTGCAACACTTGCCTCACTGCGTGATCCTCTGGTTTTCTCATTAACTGATCTACCAGCGTAGGCGATTTTCCTGCAGCTTCGTGCTGATTGGAGCAATTTTATTGCTACCAAGAATAAAGGTGTTTTGAATCTTGTCCAGCAGCCCACCTCAGCATCCGCATTTCTCTCGCGTGCAGTTTCAGCTCTAGTTTATATGGTACAGCTCGGATAGTACCAACAAACAAACCAAGTTATATAGATATCTGTTAATACACATCCCAAACGCAACGCAGCTTGGCGGatgcatattttataaaaggTTCCTTTACTTAATTGCCCAAGTGGGTCTCTTTGATGGCAGGTTTTTACTCTAACCCatcaaatttttggaataagAGCTAAATcagtataaaaattttaaataatcagACTCCAGTGCCGTCTGGGGACACCTAGTGAGAATAAGTAAAATGTAGATTAGATTACTAACTTACTAAAAGTTCTTAGCCTGACAATCGAAAATGCGCTTCATTTACTGtaaaaacacatttatttatttgttcacaTACTTTTAGAAATCCGATACTGAAGTGCACTCGATATTAAATGATCTACAACTTCCAAAGAAGTTCAAGTACCTCAATGAACTCACCTTCAAAGAGAAACGAGACTTCTTGGACTCCTTCGACGTAATATTTTGCGATTGTGATGGTAAGCCACCTGTAGtcttttatttatgtttctgAAATCCATATTAAAAATGCAAACACTTCGCTCACATCGCTAGGCGTCATTTGGGAGTCACTGCACGATGTGTTGCCCGGCGCACCGGAAGCGATCGATTATCTCAAGCAACAGGGAAAGCAAGTCATCTTTGTCACAAACAATAGCATAATACCCATTGAAGTGCagttaagaaaatttcaaaaatgcggTCTTGACGTGAAAAAGGTAATTGAAAGcatttagaaaaatgtattcaGCTCTTGCGCCGGCGATTATTATCAAAatatgttattattatatttacataattttaatttatttcgtattACTTCTACCGCCTAAACAGTGCGATATTGTGCATCCAGCACAAACCATATGCGATCACTTGAAGTCCATACAATTCGATGGTCTTATCTTTTGTCTCACTTCGACCGCTTTTAAGACATTGCTGAGTGACGAGGGCTTCAACGTAGTGGATGAGGTGAGTAATCTGTATGCCTAGCCATGAAATATGTGGATATGAATGTACCTACAATATTTACTTACAGTGCGTCACTTTCATTGAAAATCTGGACGATTTGCGTGCTGCCATCTACAGCGATGACCCAGTGAAGGCAGTGATTATTGATGTCGATTTTAATCTTTCAGCGTCAAAATTAATGCGTGCACAttggcatttgaaaaaaaatccagaaTGTCTGTTTATTGGCGGTGCAGCCGATACGCTAATCACACTCGACGGAAAAGATGTTATAGGTAAATATAGGAGTAATTTAAATGATAGCTGTAAATTTATGTAGACCAGTTAATAAGTTCTGCGAAATGAGTCTAATTGAAAGGCCTTAAGTTCTGTAAGTTTATTTTGCCTGAAAAGGCCGAAGATTCTGAGTGTAAAATACGAACGATTGACCCAAAGAAATTTAGCCAGCTTTCTCTCGGTAGTCTGATCGTGGCTATCGAAATTAAGTGTAGCCGATCAGAAGTTTTACACGGCAACGACTTCTACTTTGAAAACTTTTGCGGctaattttttatgttgttaCAATAATAACTCGCCCATATTTCAAACGTATGTCTCTGTTATTGTAATCTGTTCTCTGTCTTTTTGAGAAGTACATTCAGGCGTCAGATAGTTAGCTTGTTTTGAGAactgtaaacaaaataaaatcaagccCTAAACtacataccctatgatctgaaagtaccgggaatgtttaagcGGTTACATgcgtttcgtcgggtaaaaaacggcctattttcaatatttttttttctatgtaaacaattatttatttaattcaagcttttttctgtcttgtagatacatatttaaagaataatttctaaaattttcaaaaaaagaaaattaaaactcctccattgtgacgtcatttccgggcacccctgacaggatcatcaaaaatgaaaaaacaaaaataagtgttttagttaagaccataaacttgtgcttgaacgaaggaaagaaaaaaagtaaaaattggaattttggcagacatttttccaaaaaaattaaaatttcggtcaaattttttttttaaatagttgtaattgaaaaaaaaaaatccttcgttcaagcacgagtaaattgtatctcgaacacctgggtaaaatttcatctaaatcggttgagtagttttcgagaaaatttgACAAccaactttgaaaacacggttccgagaaaaacgcgtttaaagttttgagtaacaataaaagtggcttggagcgcaaaggctgtatctccgaaacaattattcggatcgacttgaaaatttaggataatattcttgagatgttgtagaaattaataagccaaaaaaaatagattttttcaacccacgaaacccatgtaaccccttaagtaaaacaaaacagagttaaatttcaggcaaatttattttatctctatCGActaaaatctccttccacgaagtggtaacttcaacttgggaaacaaaaagaagtcgcacggggccatatcaggtgaatacggtgcttgcacgatggtatttacttggtgtttggtcaaataatccagcacaatttatGATCGGTGCGatagcgcgttatcatcatgcaaaatccaaaaattgtttgcccacatttccggccggtcaggcagacactaatgattcgatggcgctaaaaagtgacagatgtgtgtcttacagctCTACcgacataagaaaaaaatatggaccggttcccacgtgcgcggttcgtttgaATTAAACATtctcggtactttctgatcatagggtatgtaaGGTACGTTGTTCTcgcaccaaccaaccaacctaaCGTTGTTCCCAAGCTTTTTTACCAAACTAAACGTAGATCACAAGCCTTATTTCCTGCCAGCAATGAGCACATGgcagaattttggaaaaaatattgccaGATACTTATAGTTTTTGCTTGTAGGGCCCCTGAAAGGCTTGTGAAACTCATTCGTTAGGGTCTAAGAACTTTTACTGATTTCagggcagccgccgtagccgaatgagttggtgtgtgAGTATCATTCAGAAGTGCGCAGATTAtaatctccatgcatgaaacaccaaatgatagaaaaaagtgtgtctaataacggtcgccccgtGGAGGGCGaaggcaaacctccaagtgtattttgccatgaaaaagctcctcatacaatGCCTCTTGCCGTTCGAATTCAGTTTAAAACTGTtgacccctccatttgtggaacaacatcaagacgcacaccacaaattggaggagaaggACAAACATCAAATAAAGGgtgtgtacataaatatatattaatacatGCAAACACTATGACGGTCAAAAAATACATATTGCGAAGTTTTGactgcttttgtttttaattatttcctttttttgcactttttacaCTTCGCACATAGTttttaaattcaacaaattttccttAGAATTACAAACTCTCTAGTGAAaccttttagaaaaaatttgcagtttaatattgtataatataacaCAAGTTTAAAGCGgctcattgatttttgatatttttttgattaatttcttttttgttgacaGTTTTATACATTCTCGTCCACctaacgaatgctcgaaatttt comes from Anastrepha ludens isolate Willacy chromosome 3, idAnaLude1.1, whole genome shotgun sequence and encodes:
- the LOC128856407 gene encoding chronophin produces the protein MEQQVNSEKSDTEVHSILNDLQLPKKFKYLNELTFKEKRDFLDSFDVIFCDCDGVIWESLHDVLPGAPEAIDYLKQQGKQVIFVTNNSIIPIEVQLRKFQKCGLDVKKCDIVHPAQTICDHLKSIQFDGLIFCLTSTAFKTLLSDEGFNVVDECVTFIENLDDLRAAIYSDDPVKAVIIDVDFNLSASKLMRAHWHLKKNPECLFIGGAADTLITLDGKDVIGPGPYISVVENTSRRQALILGKPGVALRDALMQKQHLKDPQRGLFIGDSLVTDVRFGKMCGFQTLLVLSGSSTRADLQSKLPEMETPDYVVDCLADLNGLFT